A region of Solea solea chromosome 7, fSolSol10.1, whole genome shotgun sequence DNA encodes the following proteins:
- the LOC131462400 gene encoding microfibril-associated glycoprotein 4-like: protein MMGFILLLALIPAAICAPVFRPDDCTDVYNGGSEYSGVYSIYTTGRVRVYCDMGSDEESVKWTVIQRRKDGTVNFYYGWDQYRTGFGEPSGEFWLGLENIHVLTQRKSYELRVDMEDFEGNKAYVYYSTFSVGPEEDGYRLQVGGFRNGRRGDVAGDSLIYHDGMKFSTFDKDQDLNGQENCAGLFRGGWWYNNCHYANPNGVYFSGHDSPYGMGINWTTWRELYYSLKSIEMKIRPKE, encoded by the exons ATGATG GGTTTTATTCTTTTACTCGCTCTGATCCCAGCAGCCATCTGTGCACCGGTGTTTCGTCCAGACGACTGCACTGACGTGTACAATGGAGGCTCTGAATACAGTGGTGTGTACTCCATCTACACAACAGGACGTGTCCGGGTCTACTGCGACATGGGCTCTGATGAGGAAAGTGTGAAATGGACT GTGATTCAGAGAAGAAAAGACGGCACCGTGAACTTTTATTATGGATGGGACCAGTACAGAACTGGATTTGGAGAACCATCAGGAGAATTCTGGCTGG GACTGGAGAACATCCATGTCCTTACTCAGAGGAAGAGCTATGAACTGAGAGTAGACATGGAGGACTTTGAGGGCAACAAGGCCTACGTCTATTATTCCACCTTCTCTGTGGGTCCGGAGGAAGACGGCTACAGGCTTCAAGTCGGTGGCTTCAGAAATGGAAGACGTGGAGATGTTGCTG gAGATTCATTGATTTACCATGATGGTATGAAATTTTCTACATTTGACAAAGACCAGGACCTCAATGGACAAGAGAACTGTGCTGGGCTCTTCCGTGGAGGATGGTGGTACAACAACTGTCACTATGCTAATCCTAACGGTGTTTACTTTTCGGGCCACGACTCACCCTACGGGATGGGAATCAACTGGACGACTTGGAGAGAATTGTATTATTCTCTGAAGTCAATCGAAATGAAGATACGACCCAAAGAGTGA
- the LOC131462908 gene encoding microfibril-associated glycoprotein 4-like — protein MGSDEESVKWTVIQRRKDGTVNFYYGWDQYRTGFGEPSGEFWLGLENIHVLTQRKSYELRVDMEDFEGNKAYVYYSTFSVGPEEDGYRLQVGGFRNGRRGDVAGDSFTVHDGMKFSTFDKDQDTDGRNCAELYHAWWYRGCFADNPNGVYLWGRTSTSGIGINWTTWRGHEYSLKSFEMKIRPKE, from the exons ATGGGCTCTGATGAGGAAAGTGTGAAATGGACT GTGATTCAGAGAAGAAAAGACGGCACCGTGAACTTTTATTATGGATGGGACCAGTACAGAACTGGATTTGGAGAACCATCAGGAGAATTCTGGCTGG GACTGGAGAACATCCATGTCCTTACTCAGAGGAAGAGCTATGAACTGAGAGTAGACATGGAGGACTTTGAGGGCAACAAGGCCTACGTCTATTATTCCACCTTCTCTGTGGGTCCGGAGGAAGACGGCTACAGGCTTCAAGTCGGTGGCTTCAGAAATGGAAGACGTGGAGATGTTGCTG gAGATTCATTCACTGTCCATGATGGTATGAAGTTTTCTACATTTGACAAAGACCAGGACACCGATGGACGAAACTGTGCTGAGCTCTACCATGCATGGTGGTACAGAGGCTGTTTCGCTGATAATCCTAACGGTGTTTATTTATGGGGCCGCACCTCAACCTCCGGGATCGGAATCAACTGGACGACTTGGAGAGGACATGAATATTCTCTGAAGTCATTTGAAATGAAGATACGACCCAAAGAGTGA